A genomic window from Terrisporobacter glycolicus ATCC 14880 = DSM 1288 includes:
- a CDS encoding CarD family transcriptional regulator, translated as MYKIGEFIVYGNEGVCRVDDISELSIGGSSKGKTYYTLKPMHDNGTVFAPIDTTVFMRPIVSYEEVHKLIEQIPSIKEIDHDKKSVREWQEYYKKLIKNHDCMDLLTVMITLKDKKNTAINNGKKLSQMDDKFMRAAKNLIEAEFSIVLGIEKEDVELYIDDSLKKM; from the coding sequence ATGTATAAAATTGGAGAATTTATTGTTTATGGAAATGAAGGTGTTTGTAGGGTAGATGATATAAGTGAATTAAGTATTGGTGGGAGTAGTAAAGGAAAAACTTATTATACATTAAAACCAATGCATGATAATGGAACAGTATTTGCACCTATTGATACTACTGTATTTATGAGACCAATTGTATCATATGAAGAAGTTCATAAATTAATTGAACAGATTCCATCAATAAAAGAAATTGACCATGATAAAAAAAGTGTAAGGGAATGGCAAGAGTATTATAAGAAATTAATAAAAAATCATGATTGTATGGATTTATTGACTGTAATGATAACTCTTAAAGACAAGAAAAACACTGCAATTAATAATGGCAAAAAACTTAGTCAAATGGATGATAAGTTTATGAGAGCTGCTAAAAATTTAATTGAAGCTGAGTTTTCAATTGTATTAGGAATAGAAAAAGAAGATGTAGAGTTATATATTGATGATAGTTTAAAGAAGATGTAA
- a CDS encoding TIGR02206 family membrane protein has product MMHNIKYFFRGIPDNTKFVQFGLFHIWILIVSTLISYIIIKHKEENRRFEIFIGRVLIIQQIVLYIWYITNDYYVLTQGLPLYHCRIAILFLSTGLLFNKLILMKLGAYWGIAGSIIALLIPADIDPFIFPHITSVSFFVGHMFLLWGSIYVLYVKKIGITKIDLKKILVFTNVYCVAIYIFNYLANSNYGFMNSSPIQIGNNLNHFMYGVIVILISNIVINIIYHVLNVTTKEKEELVLVD; this is encoded by the coding sequence ATGATGCATAATATAAAATACTTTTTTAGAGGAATTCCTGATAATACAAAATTTGTACAATTTGGATTATTTCATATATGGATATTAATAGTGTCAACCCTAATAAGTTATATAATTATTAAACATAAAGAAGAAAATCGTAGGTTTGAAATTTTTATAGGAAGAGTTCTAATTATTCAGCAAATAGTATTATACATTTGGTATATTACTAATGACTACTATGTTTTAACGCAAGGACTTCCTTTATATCACTGTAGAATAGCAATATTATTCCTAAGCACAGGGTTACTTTTTAATAAGTTAATTTTAATGAAACTTGGAGCTTATTGGGGGATAGCTGGTTCAATAATTGCCTTATTAATTCCAGCAGATATAGATCCTTTTATATTTCCACATATAACGTCTGTATCTTTCTTTGTAGGTCATATGTTCTTGCTATGGGGAAGTATATATGTTTTATATGTGAAGAAGATAGGAATAACAAAAATAGACTTAAAAAAAATATTAGTATTTACTAATGTATACTGTGTAGCTATATATATATTTAATTACTTAGCAAATTCAAATTACGGATTTATGAATTCATCACCTATACAAATTGGAAATAACCTTAATCATTTTATGTATGGTGTCATAGTTATATTAATTTCTAATATAGTTATAAATATAATTTATCATGTATTAAATGTTACAACAAAAGAAAAAGAAGAATTAGTATTAGTTGATTAA
- a CDS encoding methyl-accepting chemotaxis protein, translating to MINKKFKLENLREFFKKNKVKNDIKLGIKQKLLFSSIITLMVMAVVIGTVSLLTSYKSTELSVEKILEETVETTSNRIDNMLEVYRKLANEMSAHDAFINVTSDKSKKNKQKMLDKVNKIHEMHPDIYDMVIIGKDGVDLISGLDLSDRQYFKDTMEKKKALTNDIVINKEDGKAILTTTAPIIVNGEVQGVVGVITDAMFLSEIATDVEIGETGRVAIVNSKGTDIGNSNKELVKEEYNVIEAANKDKSLQPLAEIYKDMIGGNTGVKEFKGANGKEFVGYAPIDNTNGWNIAITAEKSEFMQAILDGGKIIILFIIIALALGIYITLRSANNIVNPIIACVDRIKLLAQGDLSSPVPSVTTNDEIEILASATSDLVNNMSEIIYDIDEVLTSISKGDLTVETNANYIGEFVSIKNSSDNIIKSLNEVMEDITLTSNQVASGANEVSMGAQSLAQGSSEQAASVEELSASIEDVSDKINSSSENANKANEVVKEAGEKMQDSNAKMKEMMSAIELINLKSNEISKIIKIIDDIAFQTNILALNAAVEAARAGDAGKGFAVVADEVRNLSAKSAEAAKNTALLIEETVNAINVGSEIAEDTAKSLEESVSNTNLATKIVDDISSNLSDQSASANQIRESIEQVSAVIQSNSATSEESAAASEELTGQSFAMNELISRFKLCSKDKNVNN from the coding sequence ATGATAAATAAAAAATTTAAATTAGAAAATTTGAGAGAATTTTTTAAAAAAAATAAGGTTAAAAATGATATTAAGCTTGGAATAAAGCAAAAATTATTATTCTCATCAATTATTACACTTATGGTTATGGCTGTTGTAATTGGTACAGTATCGTTATTAACTTCATATAAAAGTACGGAATTAAGTGTAGAAAAAATACTGGAAGAAACAGTAGAAACAACATCAAACAGAATTGATAATATGTTAGAAGTATATAGAAAATTGGCAAATGAAATGTCTGCCCATGATGCATTTATAAATGTGACAAGTGATAAATCAAAGAAAAATAAACAAAAGATGCTTGATAAAGTAAATAAAATTCATGAAATGCACCCAGATATCTATGATATGGTCATAATTGGGAAAGATGGTGTGGATCTAATAAGTGGTTTGGATCTTTCAGATAGACAGTATTTTAAAGACACAATGGAAAAGAAAAAAGCATTAACAAATGACATTGTAATAAATAAAGAAGATGGTAAAGCTATTTTAACTACAACTGCACCTATAATAGTAAATGGAGAAGTTCAAGGAGTTGTAGGTGTTATCACTGATGCAATGTTTTTATCTGAAATTGCCACAGATGTAGAAATTGGAGAAACGGGAAGGGTAGCGATTGTAAACTCTAAAGGAACTGATATAGGAAACAGCAATAAAGAACTGGTAAAAGAAGAATACAATGTAATTGAGGCAGCAAATAAAGACAAGTCACTACAGCCTTTAGCAGAAATATACAAAGACATGATTGGTGGAAATACAGGAGTTAAAGAGTTTAAAGGTGCAAATGGAAAAGAATTTGTAGGATATGCACCAATTGATAATACGAATGGATGGAATATTGCAATAACAGCAGAAAAATCTGAATTTATGCAAGCTATTTTAGATGGAGGAAAAATAATAATATTATTTATAATAATAGCTCTAGCTTTAGGAATATATATAACGTTAAGATCAGCAAATAATATAGTAAACCCTATTATAGCTTGTGTTGATAGAATAAAACTTCTAGCACAAGGAGATTTATCATCACCAGTACCATCTGTAACTACGAATGATGAAATAGAAATTTTAGCAAGTGCAACATCTGACCTTGTAAATAATATGTCAGAAATAATATACGATATAGACGAAGTATTAACATCCATATCGAAGGGAGATTTAACTGTTGAAACAAATGCTAATTACATTGGCGAATTTGTTAGTATAAAAAATTCTTCAGACAATATAATCAAATCATTAAATGAAGTAATGGAAGATATAACACTTACATCTAACCAAGTTGCATCTGGAGCAAATGAGGTTTCTATGGGAGCACAATCATTGGCACAAGGATCATCAGAACAAGCAGCCAGTGTTGAAGAACTATCAGCATCAATAGAAGATGTTTCAGACAAGATTAATAGTAGTTCTGAAAATGCTAATAAAGCAAATGAGGTAGTAAAAGAAGCTGGCGAAAAAATGCAAGATAGTAATGCAAAAATGAAAGAGATGATGTCTGCAATAGAATTAATAAATTTAAAATCTAATGAGATAAGTAAAATAATAAAAATAATCGATGATATAGCTTTCCAAACAAATATACTTGCATTAAATGCAGCAGTGGAAGCGGCAAGAGCAGGAGATGCAGGTAAAGGATTTGCTGTTGTTGCAGATGAAGTAAGAAACTTATCAGCTAAAAGTGCTGAAGCAGCAAAAAATACTGCTCTACTTATAGAAGAAACTGTAAATGCTATAAATGTAGGAAGTGAAATCGCTGAAGATACAGCGAAATCATTGGAGGAATCCGTAAGTAATACAAACTTAGCAACTAAAATAGTGGATGATATATCTAGTAATTTATCAGATCAATCTGCGTCTGCAAACCAAATAAGAGAGTCTATAGAACAAGTTAGTGCAGTTATACAATCTAACTCTGCTACTTCAGAAGAAAGTGCAGCAGCAAGTGAGGAATTAACAGGACAATCATTTGCAATGAATGAGTTAATCTCTAGATTTAAATTGTGTTCAAAAGATAAAAATGTAAATAATTAG
- a CDS encoding MarR family winged helix-turn-helix transcriptional regulator: MTELKIFIGMSRALNKINRATNKVYTKYGLTSAQFAVLEALYHKGDLSVGEVQDKILSTSGTIPVIVKNLEKEGFLEKRNDDNDKRRFILHITQKGRELMDIVYPENEAIIISMMNIWNKEEQEEILKYMRKFGGVEDEKNDKK, from the coding sequence ATGACAGAACTTAAAATATTTATAGGAATGAGTAGAGCATTAAATAAAATAAATAGAGCTACTAACAAGGTTTATACAAAATATGGCTTAACAAGTGCTCAATTTGCTGTATTAGAAGCTCTTTACCATAAAGGAGATTTATCTGTTGGAGAGGTTCAGGATAAAATATTGAGCACTAGTGGAACCATTCCTGTTATAGTAAAGAATTTAGAGAAAGAAGGTTTCTTAGAGAAGCGCAATGATGATAACGACAAGAGAAGATTTATACTCCATATTACACAAAAAGGTAGAGAACTTATGGACATTGTATATCCAGAAAATGAAGCAATTATCATTTCTATGATGAATATTTGGAACAAAGAAGAGCAGGAAGAGATACTAAAATATATGAGAAAATTTGGAGGTGTAGAAGATGAAAAGAATGATAAAAAATAA
- a CDS encoding pirin family protein — MKRMIKNKVRGFRTTDGAGVSLVRVLGNTTVETYDPILMLDSFDSTNPEEYTAGFPMHPHRGIETISLVVKGNMVHKDSLGNEDGITDGEVQWMTAGSGILHEEKLPASDKMLGVQLWLNMPRKHKMAPPEYHSIKKEEIKEIPIDGGTLRLISGQYKEHKGFMGKYLPIDYYHIILNANNKFTIETEKDKSVLVFLLSGDAKVAGETISEKTAVKLTNGDSLDIESIHEDIQILFISSDKLEEPVSWGGPIVMNTREELDLAFRELRDGSFLKEKVDY; from the coding sequence ATGAAAAGAATGATAAAAAATAAAGTTAGAGGTTTTAGAACTACAGATGGAGCAGGGGTAAGTTTAGTTAGGGTTTTAGGAAATACTACAGTTGAGACTTATGATCCTATTTTAATGTTAGATTCTTTCGATAGCACAAATCCTGAAGAATATACAGCAGGTTTTCCAATGCATCCTCATAGAGGCATAGAAACTATAAGTCTTGTAGTTAAGGGAAATATGGTTCATAAAGATAGTCTAGGAAATGAAGATGGAATTACAGATGGAGAAGTTCAATGGATGACAGCAGGATCTGGAATATTACATGAAGAAAAACTACCTGCTTCAGATAAAATGCTTGGAGTTCAACTTTGGTTAAACATGCCTAGAAAACATAAAATGGCTCCACCAGAATATCATAGTATAAAGAAAGAAGAAATAAAAGAGATTCCTATAGATGGAGGAACTTTGAGACTTATAAGTGGACAATATAAAGAGCATAAAGGTTTTATGGGTAAATATTTACCAATAGATTATTATCATATAATACTAAATGCAAATAATAAGTTTACTATTGAAACTGAGAAGGATAAATCAGTATTGGTATTTTTATTGTCTGGAGATGCTAAGGTAGCAGGAGAAACTATAAGTGAGAAGACAGCAGTTAAGTTAACAAATGGAGATTCGTTAGATATTGAGTCTATTCACGAAGATATACAAATTTTATTTATAAGTTCAGATAAATTAGAAGAACCTGTATCTTGGGGAGGACCAATAGTAATGAACACTAGAGAAGAACTAGATTTGGCATTTAGGGAATTAAGAGATGGAAGTTTTTTAAAAGAAAAAGTAGATTATTAA
- a CDS encoding nitroreductase family protein yields the protein MKILESLKERRSYYDINRDLPVDEVEVFDLVEKATELVPDAFNMKSSRVIVVTGEKQDQLWDNIYEVFEGKVSREKIDSFKSGYGTILYFYDEDIVKSLQSQFSTYADRFPDWASQSSGMLQLSIWSGLKELGIGASLQHYNPVIDDMVKEMFNLPESYALNAQMPFGGISSNPAEKEKEDISKRVKIVK from the coding sequence ATGAAAATTTTAGAATCATTAAAAGAAAGAAGATCATATTACGATATAAATAGAGACTTACCAGTAGATGAGGTAGAAGTATTTGATTTAGTAGAGAAAGCTACAGAATTAGTTCCAGATGCTTTCAATATGAAAAGTTCAAGAGTTATTGTTGTAACAGGAGAAAAGCAAGATCAATTATGGGATAATATTTATGAAGTATTTGAAGGTAAGGTTTCAAGAGAGAAAATTGATAGTTTTAAAAGTGGTTATGGAACAATTCTTTATTTTTATGATGAAGATATTGTGAAAAGTCTACAAAGTCAATTTTCAACATATGCAGATAGATTTCCGGATTGGGCCTCACAGTCATCTGGTATGCTTCAATTAAGTATATGGAGTGGTTTAAAAGAGTTAGGAATAGGTGCTTCACTTCAACACTATAACCCAGTTATAGATGATATGGTTAAAGAAATGTTTAATCTACCAGAAAGCTATGCTCTAAATGCACAAATGCCTTTTGGTGGAATTAGCTCTAATCCGGCTGAAAAGGAAAAAGAGGATATTTCAAAAAGAGTAAAAATAGTAAAATAA
- a CDS encoding MarR family winged helix-turn-helix transcriptional regulator → MFNLEDCIAFMTNKYNKEITDLFSQRLQDHNITRVQWTALFYIGKNEGITQRDLAQTLDSNESSIVRLVDRMEKEDIVRREKDPADRRITKLFLTEEGMKKRDEILPIGDKFSKDCIKGISEEDLETFKEVLNKMVKNLNKSQ, encoded by the coding sequence ATGTTTAATCTGGAAGATTGTATAGCCTTTATGACTAACAAATACAACAAAGAGATTACTGATTTATTTAGCCAAAGACTTCAAGACCATAATATTACAAGAGTTCAATGGACGGCTTTATTTTATATAGGGAAAAATGAAGGAATAACGCAAAGAGACTTAGCTCAAACACTAGATTCCAACGAATCATCAATTGTTAGATTAGTAGATCGTATGGAAAAAGAAGACATAGTAAGAAGAGAAAAAGATCCAGCTGACAGAAGAATTACAAAGTTATTTCTTACAGAAGAAGGAATGAAGAAAAGAGATGAAATACTGCCTATAGGAGATAAGTTCTCGAAAGATTGTATCAAAGGAATAAGTGAAGAAGATTTGGAAACTTTCAAAGAAGTTTTAAATAAAATGGTAAAAAATCTAAATAAATCACAGTAA
- a CDS encoding carboxymuconolactone decarboxylase family protein — MKRDVREILNSFTQGLGELAETNKSNVNAFMRLLNTGYKEGALSTKTKELMSVAIGVYNRCEYCIVYHVYKSLELGATREEIIEAAMVAVGFGGGPSMAYSVTLLKDAIDEFEKDFK; from the coding sequence ATGAAAAGAGATGTTAGAGAGATATTAAATTCATTTACTCAGGGGTTAGGGGAACTTGCAGAAACTAATAAGTCAAATGTTAATGCATTTATGAGACTTTTAAATACTGGATATAAAGAAGGTGCTTTAAGTACAAAAACTAAGGAGCTTATGAGTGTTGCTATTGGAGTGTATAACCGTTGCGAATACTGCATAGTTTATCATGTTTATAAATCATTGGAGCTTGGAGCTACAAGAGAAGAAATAATAGAGGCAGCTATGGTTGCTGTAGGATTTGGTGGAGGACCATCTATGGCTTATAGCGTAACTTTATTGAAAGATGCTATAGATGAATTTGAAAAGGATTTTAAATAA
- a CDS encoding ABC-F family ATP-binding cassette domain-containing protein, producing MIKIDNLSYSFPLKDLYNKVSFTLEQNQHCAFIGASGSGKSTLIDIIMDPERYMFDGKLEMDPSCRIGYVSQFSQIDKTKEITVFEYIAEPFIKLQDEISSICSEMGTSDDIETLLEKYQEALDAFEAIDGDDFESNINKKLNLANLSKHKDRNICELSGGEFKLIQVIKEMLNNPDLMIMDEPDVFLDFENLNSLKNLINSHKKTILVITHNRYLLNHCFNKIVHLENTEIQEFDGRYVDYNLSLLQTKIELQEMALADEEEIARNEALIDILREKATYNADASRGRALKARVKIQERLEERRIKAPFVDIKQPYINLVTNSEIEETIALKVEDYSVAFDEVLLENVNFEIKSTDKVAIIGTNGVGKTTLLKEIFKNNNQTIKINENIEVAYLSQDQGEVLNESNTILQEFYDVGFETYGEIRRYVGKYGFDADILTQKIESLSGGEKNILQLAKVSASRANMLLMDEPTSHLDIYSQMALEKAIEDYKGAILMISHDYHFIVNCADYVLFIEDKTIRKMSMKKFRRMIYANHFDKDYLAIEEKKKTVETKVALALADTDFERARTLSEDLEELIKLL from the coding sequence ATGATAAAAATTGACAACTTGTCCTACTCATTTCCGTTAAAAGATCTATACAATAAGGTTTCATTTACATTAGAACAAAATCAACACTGCGCCTTTATAGGAGCAAGTGGTAGCGGAAAAAGTACACTTATAGATATAATTATGGACCCAGAAAGATATATGTTTGATGGGAAGTTAGAAATGGATCCAAGCTGTAGAATTGGGTATGTAAGCCAGTTCTCACAGATAGACAAAACAAAGGAAATCACAGTTTTTGAATATATAGCTGAACCATTTATTAAGCTACAAGATGAAATATCATCTATTTGCTCTGAAATGGGAACTTCTGATGATATTGAGACTTTATTAGAAAAGTACCAAGAAGCATTAGACGCGTTTGAGGCAATTGATGGGGATGATTTTGAAAGTAACATTAACAAGAAACTAAACCTTGCAAACTTAAGCAAGCATAAAGATAGAAATATATGTGAACTTAGTGGTGGGGAATTTAAACTTATTCAAGTTATTAAGGAAATGCTTAATAATCCAGATTTAATGATTATGGATGAGCCAGATGTGTTCTTAGATTTTGAAAATCTTAATTCTCTTAAAAATTTAATTAATTCTCACAAAAAAACAATTTTAGTTATTACACACAATAGATATTTGCTTAATCATTGTTTTAATAAAATTGTGCATCTTGAAAATACGGAAATTCAAGAATTTGATGGAAGATATGTTGATTATAATTTATCTTTACTTCAAACTAAAATAGAGTTACAAGAAATGGCTCTTGCTGATGAGGAAGAGATTGCTAGAAATGAAGCTTTAATTGATATATTGAGAGAAAAAGCAACTTACAATGCAGATGCTTCTAGAGGTAGAGCTTTAAAAGCCAGAGTTAAAATTCAAGAAAGATTAGAAGAGCGTAGAATTAAAGCACCATTTGTAGATATAAAACAACCATATATTAACTTAGTTACTAATAGTGAAATTGAAGAAACTATTGCTTTAAAAGTTGAAGATTACAGCGTCGCTTTTGATGAAGTGCTTTTAGAAAATGTTAACTTTGAAATTAAATCTACTGATAAAGTAGCTATAATTGGTACAAACGGTGTGGGAAAAACTACTTTATTAAAAGAAATATTTAAAAATAATAATCAAACGATTAAAATAAATGAAAACATTGAAGTAGCTTATTTATCCCAAGATCAAGGTGAAGTGTTAAATGAATCTAATACCATACTTCAAGAGTTCTACGACGTAGGATTTGAAACTTATGGCGAGATTAGAAGATATGTTGGAAAATATGGTTTTGATGCAGATATTCTTACACAAAAGATAGAATCTTTATCTGGTGGAGAAAAAAATATTCTTCAACTGGCTAAGGTTTCTGCAAGTAGGGCAAATATGTTGCTAATGGATGAGCCTACAAGTCACTTAGATATTTATTCACAAATGGCTTTAGAAAAAGCTATAGAAGATTATAAAGGTGCTATTTTAATGATTTCTCATGATTATCATTTTATAGTTAATTGTGCAGATTATGTTTTATTTATTGAAGATAAGACGATTAGAAAAATGAGTATGAAAAAATTTAGAAGAATGATTTATGCTAATCATTTTGATAAAGACTATTTAGCAATTGAAGAAAAGAAAAAAACAGTTGAGACAAAGGTAGCATTAGCTTTAGCAGATACTGATTTTGAACGTGCAAGAACTTTATCTGAAGATTTAGAAGAGTTGATTAAGTTACTTTAA
- the katG gene encoding catalase/peroxidase HPI yields the protein MREMKCPVTGRTNKTMSDSETLNKDWWPNRLNLNILHQNSSLSNPMGTKFDYAKEFEKLDYYGLKKDLYDLMTDSKDWWPADFGHYGPLFIRMAWHSAGTYRIGDGRGGAGEGLQRFPPLNSWPDNVNLDKARRLLWPIKQKYGDKISWADLMILTGNCAFESMGLKTFGFGGGRVDVWEPQEIYWGFAEEMLGTNKLSSTGQIQNPLAAVQMGLIYVNPEGPDGKPDPVGSAKDIRETFARMAMNDEETVALIAGGHTFGKCHGAGPATYVGPPPDEASIEEQGLGWKNSYKTGKGIDTIGSGIEGAWKQNPIKWDMGYFKTLFKYEWELVKSPAGAYQWLAKDVAEEDMIVDAHDPSIKHRPMMTTADLGLRFDPIYEKIAKGYLDNPDKFTDDFARAWFKLTHRDMGPISRYLGPEVPKEELIWQDPLPKVDYELINEDDIKCLKNKILDSNLSVSDLVYTAWSSASTFRGSDKRGGANGARIRLQPQKFWEVNEPEQLDNVLQIFERIKSDFNSIQLKSNKINKKVSLADLIVLGGCVGIEKAARKAGYKIRVPFNPGRSDASQEQTDIKSFAVLEPKGDGFRNYVKSNYTVPVEKLLVDRAQLLTLTAPEMTVLIGGMRVLNTNYKKSEYGIFTKRPETLTNDFFVNLLDMETVWQPSSNDEHIFEGRDRTTGRLKWKGTGVDLIFGSNAQLRAIAEVYASEGSQRKFLKDFVYAWNKVMNADRYDMC from the coding sequence ATGCGAGAAATGAAATGCCCGGTTACTGGAAGAACAAACAAAACTATGTCGGACAGTGAAACCTTAAATAAGGATTGGTGGCCTAATCGATTAAACTTAAACATCCTTCATCAAAACTCCAGCTTAAGTAATCCAATGGGAACTAAGTTTGATTATGCTAAAGAATTTGAAAAACTTGATTATTATGGATTAAAAAAAGATTTATATGATTTAATGACGGATTCAAAGGATTGGTGGCCAGCAGATTTTGGTCACTATGGACCACTGTTTATCCGTATGGCATGGCATAGTGCAGGAACTTATAGAATAGGGGATGGTAGAGGTGGAGCAGGAGAGGGTTTGCAAAGATTTCCACCATTAAATAGTTGGCCTGATAATGTTAATTTAGATAAAGCTCGTAGGTTACTTTGGCCAATTAAACAGAAATATGGTGATAAGATTTCTTGGGCAGACCTTATGATATTAACAGGTAATTGTGCGTTTGAATCAATGGGTCTTAAAACATTTGGATTTGGCGGTGGACGTGTGGATGTTTGGGAACCACAAGAAATTTACTGGGGTTTTGCTGAAGAGATGCTTGGGACTAATAAACTTTCTAGTACAGGTCAAATTCAAAATCCACTTGCTGCAGTTCAGATGGGATTAATTTATGTAAATCCAGAAGGTCCTGATGGAAAACCAGATCCAGTTGGCTCTGCAAAGGATATTAGAGAAACATTTGCTCGTATGGCTATGAATGACGAAGAAACTGTGGCACTTATAGCTGGCGGTCATACATTTGGCAAATGCCATGGAGCAGGTCCTGCCACATATGTTGGTCCTCCGCCTGATGAAGCTAGCATTGAAGAGCAGGGACTTGGTTGGAAAAACAGTTATAAAACAGGTAAAGGTATAGATACAATTGGTAGTGGAATTGAAGGCGCATGGAAGCAAAATCCAATAAAATGGGATATGGGTTATTTTAAAACATTGTTCAAGTATGAGTGGGAGTTGGTTAAGAGTCCTGCAGGAGCATATCAGTGGTTGGCTAAGGATGTAGCTGAGGAGGATATGATTGTAGATGCACATGACCCATCTATAAAGCATCGTCCTATGATGACGACGGCTGATTTAGGTCTTCGATTTGACCCAATATATGAGAAAATTGCTAAAGGTTATTTAGACAATCCTGACAAATTTACTGATGACTTTGCACGTGCTTGGTTTAAATTGACACATCGTGATATGGGTCCTATTTCAAGATATCTTGGACCCGAGGTTCCAAAAGAGGAACTTATATGGCAAGACCCTTTGCCAAAGGTTGATTATGAGTTAATTAATGAAGATGATATCAAATGTCTTAAAAATAAAATTTTAGATTCTAATTTATCAGTATCAGACCTTGTTTATACAGCTTGGTCATCTGCATCCACATTTAGAGGTTCTGATAAACGTGGTGGTGCAAATGGAGCAAGAATTCGTCTACAACCGCAGAAATTTTGGGAAGTTAATGAACCAGAGCAATTAGACAATGTTTTACAGATTTTTGAAAGAATAAAATCAGACTTTAACTCTATACAGTTAAAATCAAATAAAATAAATAAAAAGGTATCTTTAGCAGATTTGATTGTTCTTGGAGGATGCGTAGGCATTGAAAAAGCAGCAAGAAAAGCAGGATATAAAATCAGAGTTCCTTTCAATCCAGGACGCAGTGATGCATCACAAGAACAAACTGATATTAAATCATTTGCTGTACTTGAGCCAAAAGGAGATGGATTTAGAAACTACGTAAAATCCAATTACACAGTTCCTGTTGAAAAATTATTAGTTGACCGTGCCCAGCTTCTAACTTTGACTGCTCCAGAAATGACTGTTTTAATAGGTGGTATGCGTGTATTAAATACCAACTATAAAAAATCTGAGTATGGTATTTTTACAAAGAGACCAGAAACTCTTACAAATGATTTCTTTGTAAACCTTTTAGATATGGAAACAGTTTGGCAACCTAGTTCTAACGATGAACACATATTTGAAGGACGTGACAGAACAACAGGAAGATTAAAGTGGAAAGGAACAGGAGTTGACCTTATTTTTGGATCTAATGCTCAACTTCGAGCTATAGCAGAAGTCTACGCAAGTGAAGGTTCTCAACGTAAATTTTTAAAGGACTTTGTATATGCTTGGAATAAAGTAATGAACGCAGATCGTTATGATATGTGCTAA